The genomic interval AGCGTAAAGTAAAGTACCTATTAAAAGGAAAACAAACCATGCAAGGTAAGCTCTGGGTAGCCCCCATGCGGATATGGCTATAGGTAAAACAAGGGCAAATATACCAGCAGCTGTATTCCCAATACCTGCATAAATACCAAGAGCCGTACCCTGTTTACTTTTCGGATAGCAGTACGAAACCTGAGCTATACCTACAGAGTAAGTGGCTATACTGCATCCGCTTAGCACACCTAAGAGCAGTATAACTGGATAAAATTCTTTACTCATTCTGTCAGGGTAGTAGGAAAACAAAAGGAAGGTGAGCCCCCCCATGCCAAGTATAGAAAGGAATAGTAGAGTAAGCATAGGTTTTTTCCCACCGACCTTGTCCACCCACGCTCCAAAGGGTAATCTCAATAAAGAACCTGTCAAATAGGGTACGGACACCAAAAGCCCAAGCTCTATGCCTGAGAGGTGTAAAAGTCCTTTAAAGCTCTTCGCGGCAGGTCCATACAGAGAAACTGCAGCAAAACCTACAAAGAAGGCGAACGTTGCCCATATAAGACCAAGAGTGGGGTTATTTACAAGCTTTAACTCTATCTCTACTATGAGCCTTTCCATCTTTGTTACCTCCTTCATCTCTTAAGAGCCTGAAGTCTTCTGAAGTTTATATAAGGTCTCCACAGGTAGCTTAAAGGAAATGTTACCGAGTGTACGAGCTTAGTAAAAGGGAAGTATGAGAAAAATATGAGAGCAAAAATTATGTGGAGTTTGTTTGTAAAAGGTATACTCGCCGAGAACGTCGCATTAGGCAAGAACTTAAGTATGCTACTCAGCCAAGGACCTACCGCATAGGACACTCCAAAAACACCTTTTATTACAGACTGATACATACCTAAGGAGGTTATTATTAAAAGAAAAAGCAAAACAGCATAATCTTCAAAGGTGGACATGGACCTGATCCGAGGGTTACTGATCCTTCTCCACAACGCAACTAAAAGTCCCCAAAGAAGCATAACACCTCCTACAATACCAATCCAGCGGAAAAAGTCCACAAGATAAGTAAGTCCGTACGCACCTCCCACAAATCCCACCACATGAGCTATAAACAGGGTTAGCAATCCCCAGTGCATGTTGAGAGACGCTACTCCTATGGAAGACCTACCAAAGAAGCCTGAAGAGCGCGTCGTCCAAAGTAAGTCTCCGCGAGCTGTTATATCCCACTTTCCCCTATAGCTTCCCTTAAATCCACTGAAGAGTCTGTAAAATATACCCCCAAAAAATAGGAACAAAGCCACATAAGGTAAAGCTATAAATAGGAAGTTTTCCATCATTTTTTCACCTCCTCTTTTTGTATGTCAAGTTTTAAAAGTTCTGCAAGCACGTCAAAGAGCAGAATGTAGTATGAACCGAGTTCTTGGAGTCTTTCGCGCATACGTTCAAGGGCTGGCAGTATATACTCCTGTATACACCTTCCCCTTACTTGGTCTTCTTTTCTGTCCGCTGTTAATGCAAGAAATTCAAGCACCATAGGGAGAAAATCAGGCAACTCTTTACTATCAGGCTTTAGCCCAAAGTATTTGTAAGCACCAAGAAGGTCTATCATGTAGTCGTTCCTATCGGATACACCTGCTTGCGCGCAGGTATTTGATTCTTCAAAGAGATGAGCGCCGAGATAAAGAGGGCATTTGGGGGAAAGCTCAAAAAGGTCAATATACTCTTCTGCTGACGGTGGATAAAAAGTTAAAAAATCCAGAAGTTTTTCGGATAACTCATTTCCAAGAGTATAAAGATAGGTTGCAAGAAGATATCCTTTCTTCTTTACATCTTCTACAGCCACCTCCTCTGGGTTACAGAAAAGTTCCGATAAAAGTAAGTACAGTTCCTTCATCACAACCCCTCCGTTGCGTGATAGGATTTTCTTCTATTTACGGGTGACCAAGGATTCATGATGTCAAAGCCTGTCATCCCTCTTTCCGTGTATGGGTCAATTTCCGCCTTTTCTCTCCTCGTTGTAGGAAGAACAAAGCGCTCGTTATAAAAAGCAAGAGACACACCTCTCAAAATACTCTTAGCATCTTCTTCACTTAACCCAACCCTTTTGAGAATTTCAGTATTTGGTTTACCATCAACTTTTAAGCTTCTAAAGTAGTGCCTTACTGCAAGCTGTCTCCTTATGGACTTTTTGACTTCCTCCTCGTTTCCTGCTGCAAACATATTGGCTAAGTATCTTATGGGTATACGCATTTTATCTATATCTTCTATATCTGGCAGAAAACCTCCATTCTCAGGTTTTTCCATATCAAATATGTCCGTATCAGAAGGAGAGCTTTTGCCTTTCGCTGTGGCAAGCGGACTTAAAGGTGGTATGTAAAAAACCATTGGAAAAGTTCTAAACTCAGGGTGAAGGGGAAGCGCAAGTTCCCATTTTTTAAAGAGTTTGTAAACGGGTGAGCGTTGCGCAGCATCTATCCAATCATCCGGTATTCCTTGTTTTTTCGCCTCCTCTATCACTTTCGGGTCAAAGGGATCAAGGATAACCTCTCTTTGAGCTTTGACAAGGCTGCGCTCATCAGCCAAAAGCGCTTCCTCAAGCTTTTCCAAATCGTAAAGGACCAAACCAAAAGACCTTATTCTACCTACGCATGTGTGGAAGCAAACCGGAGGAAGCCCTGTTTCAACTCTGGGATAACATAGTATACACTTCTCCATCTTCCCAGTTCTCCAGTTATAGTACGGTTTTTTGTAAGGGCATGAGGATACGCAGTACCTCCAGTTTCTGCATCTCACTTGGTCTATGAGGACTATGCCATCTTCTTCCCTTTTGTAAGCTGCACCCGATGGACAGGCACCCACGCAAGCTGGATTAAGACAGTGGTTGCATATTCTTGGAAGATAAAAGTAAAAAACGTTTTTAAAAGTGAGGAGTGCTTCCACTTCTTCCTTGCTCATACCTTTGAAGTTCACATCGTATTTACCCGTTACGTGTGTACCACCAGCATTGTCTTCCCAGTTTACGTTCCAAGTTATAGGTATGTCCTCCTCACCTGTCACCATTGATTTGGGTCTTGCTACGGGCTGTTGTTTCTTTTGCTCTTTTGTGTGTAGTTCTTCGTAAGTGAAAGTGTAAGGATCTTCGCCGTAGTAATCCTTCATTTCGGGTATATGCGGATTGAAAAAAAGGTTAAGAAGCATATAAGATTTCCCACCATAGCGCAATTTCAGTTTGTTGCCTTTTTTAACCCATCCTCCTTTCCACAGCTCTTGGTCTTCCCATCTTTTTGGATATCCTATACCCGGCTTCGTTTCTACATTGTTCCACCACATGTACTCTGCACCTTCTCGGTTTGTCCACACATTCTTACATGCGACGGTGCATGTGTTGCATCCTATACACTTTTCAAGGTTAAAGGTCATACCAAACTGTGCCTTTACTCTCATGTCAGACCTCCTTATTTGGCAGGTAATTTGTTCATCTCCTCCTCTTTATAAATGACCTTCTTTCTACCTTCGGCGTGAGGCATTTTGCGTATGAGAACGCAGTGATCTCTTTCGGAAGGTGATGTTCCCCAATAGTTGGTATAATAAGAAAATTGAGCGTACCCTCCTATCATAGTACCAGGATTCATCAATATCCTCGTAGTTGCGTTGTTGTTTCCTCCCCTAAGGTCAGAGCATTGGTATTTTTTAGCTAAAGGTGAGAAGGGTATATTTACGTGTCTTTCCACCTGGTGATAGGTTATCGCCATACCCCTCGGAACCTGATGACTCACCACAGCTCTAACTACCTCTATACCGTTTTCGTTCCACATCTCCACCCAATCGTTGTCTTCTATATCCATCTCTTTGGCATCTTCCGGATTGAGCCACACTGTTGGTCCACCCCTTGATAACTGCATCATAGGCCAGTGGTCTCTAAAAGAACTGTGTATCTGCCACTTTCCGTGAGGTGTTATAAAGCGAAGCACTTTTGACTTAGGCTCAATTCTTTTTAGGTTTATGTCGCCAAGCACCACCGTATCCAGAGGAGGCTTATAAGTAGGTAAGGCTTCTCCAAGCTCTCTAAAGCCTTGATGGTCGTAGTATATCTCTTGCCTACCAGAAAGTGTGTGCCATGGTTTAAGTCTCTCCACATTTAACGTCCAAGGTGCAAAGGTTCTCTGTTTCCCATCTTCGTTTATAAGTATGGCTCCCCACTGGGGTGTAGTGTGTATCCTCCTTGGTTGCGAAATGATATCCTTGTAATGAACCTTTCTGTCTTTCACTGGCTCTACAAGATCCGTCAAAGGTAAGCCTACCTTTTTTTCCATTTCCTTGAAGAACATGTAAGCTAACCTTCCATTTAGCTCTGGAGATATCTGAAGTATGAGTTCACAGATTTGTTCGGGCTTTTCAAAATAGATCTTTCCATTTCTAACCTCCAAAACCTCGTTGTTTTTAAGCTCCTCCACTATAGGTGTAAGGTCCACATAGTGACCTTTTGAACCATAACCTTTAGGCTGGCATACAAGAGGACCCAAAGAGACAAGCTTGTCATATATCTTCGTGTAATCCCTTTCAACTATCGTAATTTTGGGGAATGTCTTTCCTGGCACAGGTTCACACTCTCCGTATTTCCAATCTTTCACTTCACCTTTAGGTTGTGCGAGCTGGTCAGGTGAATCCATGAAGAGGGCTGTAACCACAACATCTTTTACTGGTTTAGGAAAGTGCTTTTTAGCAAGTTCTGAAAACTTCTGAGCTATGAGCTTGAAGGCTTCCCAATCATGCTTTGCCTCCCACGGGGGTTGTATTGCTGGTGTCAAAGGATGTACAAAAGTGTGCATATCTCCAAAGGTTACATCGTACTTTTCGTACCAAAAGGCAGCTGGAAGTACTATGTCTGCATAATTTGCGGTTGAATCCATCCTTATGTTGAGATTAACGAGAAGGTCAAGCTTGCCTATTGGAGCTGGCTCTCTCCACTCTATCTCCTTTATGAGTCCCTTTGCAGGCTCTTCTTCCCAAAGTACATTGTGGTGAGTTCCAAGAAAGTGTTTAAGCGCTATCTCCTGTCCCCTCATACTTGTACCTATGAGGTTGCCTCTCCAAACTATAAGTACTTTAAGATGGTTTTCTTTGGCATCCGGGTCGTGTATTGCGAATCTGTACCTGCCCTCCTTAAACTGCTTTACGATCCAGTTTACGACTTCTTCATCAGTCCTGCATCCCGCTTTTATGGCTTCTTCATAAACTTCCAGAGGGTTTTTCTTATCAAAAGTTGGATAAAAGGGTAACCATCCAAGCCTTACAGCTAAGGCATTCATATCCGCAGCGTGGTTGTATCTTTCTTTCATCTTCGTATTTTCAGCCCATTGGGTATCAAAGGTCATAGGGTCGTATCTCCACTGACCTGTGTGGAAATACCAGAAAGATGTAGAGTTCTGCATTCTTGGCGGTCTCGTCCAATCAAGGGCACCACCTAAATTTACAAAAGCTGCGTGTAGTCTCGTGTGCTGTGTACCTACATAATGGTTAAAGTTGCCACCATTCCTTCCGTTGCATCCACAAAGAGCGAGCATAACAGCTAAGGCTCTGTAATAAAGAGGTCCGCCATGGTAAAAGTGTAAAAGCCCAGGACCCGTTATAACCATGGATCTACCTTGGGTTTTTTCTGCATTTTCTGCGAACTCTCTACCTACCTGTATGGCAAGGTTCCTGCTAACCCCAGTCTGAGACTCCTGCCACGCAGGAGTAAAAGGCTTAGGATCATCGTAATCCTTGGGATAATCACCTCCTAAACCTCTTGAGACACCTACCTGTGCCATGAGAAGGTCAAAGGCTGTTGTCACGATGATTTCTTTACCGTCTTTACCCTTTATAACCTTTGCTGGAACATCTCTTATTATCTCTTTGGGTGGCTTGCCCTTCCCTTCAGTCTTCCCTGGGAATATACTGAAGGTATCAGTGAAATCGTAAAAAATCACGGGACATCTCAGGTTCTCATGGTCTAATAAAGAAAGGAGCGGATCAAAGTCCTCCCCAGTTTTTGCATTCTTCAGCTGAAGGTTCCACCTACCCGTGGGTTCTTTTTCCCATCTGAAACCTATACTACCCATAGGCAGTTGAAGCTTTCCATTTTTATCCATCATAATGAGCTTCCAGTCAGCATTCTCTTCGTCTGAGTATTCATACAAGTCAGAAGCTCTCAAAAATCTACCCATGCGGTATTTGTTTCCGTCTCTATCAAGCATTACGAGAAAAGGAAGGTTTGTGTACCTTTTTACGTAATCCTTAAAGTAAGGTACCTCCCTTTCGACAAAGAACTCTTTGAGAATTACATGAATACACGCCATGAAAAAAGCACCATCGCTACCCGGAATTAGGGGTATCCATAAGTCAGCGTATTTGGTAACATCCGAGTAGTTTGGTGAAACGCTCACTATCTTTGTCCCTCTCATTTTTGCCTCAGGTATGAAGTGACAGTCTGCTGTTCTCGTCATATTTAGATTTGTCCCCGCTATTATGATGTAAGTGCTTTGATACCAATCCGAGCTTTCACAGTTTTCCGTTTGGTCACCCCACATAGCGGGAGAATTGTGCGGAAGGTCATGATACCATTCGTAGTAACTGCAGTATATACCACCCAAAAGGTTGTTATATCTTTGCCCGGAGATAAAGCTCACAAGGCTCATAGCGGGTATAGGTGAAAAGGAAGCTATATGATCAGGTCCATACTTCTTTATAGTGTATATTTGAGCACCAGCTATTATTTCAGTAGCTTCATCCCACGTTACCCTCTTCCACCCCCCTTTACCTCTTGCGGATTTGTATCTTTTAGATCTCTCTTCATTTTCAACTATGCTTGCCCATGCCTCCACAGGGTCCTTACCTTTCTTTTTTTCTTCATAGTACATATCCCATAAGACCTTACGCACATATGGATACTTAGGTCTTAATGGTGAGTAGGGATACCATGAGGCAGTCACACCTCTCTGACAGCCTCTTGGTTCTACATTGGGAACATCTGGCTCTATCTGAGGATAGTCTACTTTCTGAAGTTCCCAAACTATCATGCCATCTTTAACAAACACCTCCCAGCTACAAGCCATGGAACAATTAACACCGTGCGCAGTTCTCACGCTGTAGTCATAGGACCATCTTTTTCTGTAAAACTCTTCCCACGACCTTGAATCTTCCGTTTCTCTGAACCACCTCATACTTTAACCTCCACAGATTTTTTGCTGAAAAGAAAAGCCAAAAAGCTTAACATAATGGCTAAACCCGTCCCCAAAGCCAGCGAAATGTAGTAGGTAAAAGTGCGGTTCGTAGTCCTACTTTCTTCAGGAGACTTAAGATAGTTAACCAAAGCGTTCACCTCATCGTCGGTGAGTCCAAGATCTGGCATAGGGGTGCCATACTCCTTTAATAAGGAAAGAGCAACGTTATCCTTTGCATTAATAAGACTTGTAGGTGACTTAATGAACCTCTTCAACCACTCTAAATCCCTCCGCTCTGACACGCCCTTCAAGTCCGGTCCTACCAGCTTTCCCTTGCCAATGGTATGACATGCTGAACACTTCTGCTCAAAAATCTTTCTACCTATATCATCCGTACCGTAGGATGACACTATACAGAGGATGAGGAGTAAAAACAGAATTTTATTCATATTCATACCTCCTAATTCAGGAAATTTAAAATATTATGACCTTTTTGTCAAATATATTAGGTAATCAGAATATCAATATATTTTTATCAAACTAACTTGACTTGGGAGGATTTGCGTTTATCTTTTGAAGGAAAACTTTCCGGAGGTATAAAGATGGAAATAGCCGGGATTTTAGAGCGTATCTCGGATAAGAATTTGAGATATATAGGAGAAAAGGTCCTAAAAGGTGTGAGGCTCTCTCCGGAGGACGCACTCTATATGTTCAGCTCACATGAACTTACTTTTATAGGAGCGCTAGCTGAATACGTAAATAGAAAGAAGAACGGCATGTTCGCTTACTTTATCATAAACAGGCAGATAAACCCTACAAATGTGTGTGTGTATCAGTGTAACTTCTGCGCTTTTGGGGTTACTAAATCCGATCAGAGAGCTTATGAGATGAGTCTTGAAGATATACTCAAAAAGGTAGGGGAAATATATGCGCAGGGTGGTAAGGAGGTTCACATGGTTGGAGGTATTCCACCCCATTGGAAGGTGGAAGATTACGTAAGACTCGTAAGAGAGATAAAGAAAGCCTTTCCTCAAATTACAGTAAAGGCATGGACAGCTATAGAAATACATCATATGTCCAAAATATCGGGAAGGTCTTACGAGGACATACTTAAAGAGCTAAAAGATGCAGGTCTTGAGGTTATACCCGGAGGTGGTGCTGAGATCTTCTCCGAGCGAGTAAGGAAAATAATAGCGCCCTATAAAGCCAATGCGAAAGAATACCTTGAGGTACACAGAACCGCTCATAAACTTGGTATACCTACCAACGCTACTATGCTCTACGGACATATAGAAACTTACGAAGATAGGGTGGATCATATGCTAAAGCTCCGAGAACTTCAAGACGAAACTGGAGGTTTCCAGGTTTTCATACCCTTAGCCTATTGGCCAGAAGGCACAAAGTTGGGTGGAAACAGAACATCCTCCGTTGATGATCTAAAAACCTTAGCAATATCAAGATTATTTCTTGATAACTTTGAACACATAAAAGCCTATTGGGTGACACTCGGTGAAAAAGTAGCTCAGATAGCTCTCAATTTTGGTGCTGATGATCTTGACGGTACGATACAGGAGGAAAAGATAGTACATTCTGCAGGTACAAAGTCAGCTTATGGACATTCAAAGGACAGACTTATAAAGCTTATAAGGAACGCTGGAAAGATACCTGTAGAGAGAGATACCTTTTACAGACCTGTATGTATATATTCATAATTGATCCTCGTCAAGTATACATTCCCCATCAATAGTGTAGTAAGGTCTCTCGTAGGTGGAGTAGTAATAGGGCGTATAAGCAACAAATTCGCCTGCGCATGTATCTACACCTTTAAAGGCAGGCACTATATAACTCTTTCCCCTTAGTTCTCTCACATCATCCTCTTTTAGGTTCTTTAGCTTGGCTATCTCAAGATCGGAGTATCCAAGTTCTTTGGCACGCCTGAGAGTCTCATTATCAAGCTCACTTTCTATGAGCACTCTTTCAAAATCCACGATCTGTTTTACGTTATGTAGAAACCATCTGTCTATCTTGGTGTATTCGTAAACATCCTCCACCGAATAGCCTCTTCTGAAAGCCTCAGCTATGTACCAAACTCTGTCCGGATTTGGAACTCTCAAGTTTCTTACGAGCGTATCATCCGGAACACGATCAAGGTAAGGGTAAGTAAGACCATATGTATCTATCTCAAGACTTCTGATAGCTTTCATAAAAGCTTCTTTAAAGGTTCTACCTATTGCCATAACTTCTCCTACGGATTTCATCATTGTTGTAAGAGTCCTATCCGTTTGGGGAAATTTGGCAAAGTCAAATCTAGGCATTTTAACCACTACGTAATCTATTGAAGGTTCAAAGGATGCAGGAGTATACTTTGTTATATCGTTTTTAAGCTCGTCAAGGGTGTAACCTATTGCAAGTTTTGCAGCCACTTTCGCTATAGGAAAACCAGTAGCCTTAGAGGCAAGAGCCGAAGACCTTGACACTCTGGGATTCATTTCTATTACATAAAAGTCTCCATTTTCAGGACTCACCGCAAACTGTATGTTTGATCCTCCCGTATCCACACCTACTTCTCTCATAATCTCTATACAGGCATCGCGTAACACCTGATACTCCTTATCGGTGAGAGTTTGAGCGGGTGCTACAGTAATTGAATCTCCTGTGTGAACACCCATAGGATCAAAGTTCTCTATTGAGCAGACTATAATGACGTTGTCCTTTGAGTCCCTTATTACTTCAAACTCGTATTCCTTCCAACCTATCAGGGATCTATCTATGAGAACCTGATGAATGGGGGAAGTCTTGAGAGCTGTTTCAAGCTTTTCTCTGAACTCTTCAATGTTGTATGCTATAGAGCCTCCGGTACCACCTAAGGTAAAAGCTGGTCTTAGTATAGCGGGAAAGCCTATCTCCTTTATGGCACTTAGCCCATCTTCAGTAGAAGATATCACAGCGCTTTCTGGCACTTTCAGTCCTATTTTTCTCATAGACTCCCTGAATAATTCCCTATCCTCGCCTTTTTTGATAGCCTGATAGTTCGCACCTATTAGTTCCACACCGTGCTTTTCTAAAATGCCTTCTTCGTAAAGCTTTACAGCCAAATTGAGAGCTGTTTGTCCCCCTAAGGTAGGAAGAAGGGCGTCGGGTCTTTCTATTTTTATTATTTCTTCAAGTACATCCGCACTCAAAGGTTCTATGTAGGTTCTATCGGCTACGCTTGGATCCGTCATTATGGTAGCTGGATTTGAATTAACAAGCACTATACTGTAACCTTCTTCCTTCAGAGCCTTACAAGCCTGAGTACCAGAGTAATCAAATTCTGCAGCTTGACCTATCACTATGGGACCAGACCCTATTATAAGTATCTTTTTTATGTCATTTCTCTTCGGCATTTTATAAAATTATAAACCTTTCTCCTCTCTGCTCTCCAGCACCTTTTTTGCTTCAGATAGAAATTCGTTGAGGTCTAAACTGTATTCTTTAGCGACTTCTTGAAGGGTTCTGTGTCCCCCACAACAATAGTCTATGTAATATCTGTCAAAGAGAGACTGTAGCTCAGGATAGGTTCTTAAAAGCTCGTTTAAAGTGATATTTTTGTCCAGCATGCCATACCTCCTTTTAAGGTGCAGGGGCTATGGTAGCTATAACCACCATATCCATATCGGCTTTCATGCCGTGAGTTTCCAAAGGCTCACAAGCGACCAGATCACCTTCCTCCACCTGTATCCATTCTTCGCCTTTGAGAAATTTGCCACTACCCTTTGCACAGTAAAGGAGAACCCTTGAGGGGCTTGTGTGAGGAGGTATTTCACTTTCTGATGGCATATAAAAGATTACTATCCTTACTTCTTTGGAATCGTATGCGAGTCTGTGTCTGAACTGCGCTTGATCTGAAACCTTCAAAAGATTCGTCTTCATCTTTTACCTCCAATTCATGCTTTTTAAGATGTTAAAGAGATACATGACAACGGATAAAAAGAGCAGTAAAGACCCAAGGTTTTTGAAAAATAAGCTATTTGTTAAAAAGCCGTAAACCTGAGTTAAAAGCCCTACATTTAGAAGGGTAGTGTGTAGGTATCCGAGCTTAAAGCTGTATATTTTACCTCTGCTCAGCATGGGGACTACGTGGTAAGTAACGCCTATTATCATTTGAGTAACAAATCCTATCAGCTGGATGTGTGCATGAACAATAGAGGGAAGCGTTTGTCTAATACTGAGTATCAGCCCTAAGGAACTTCCTAAGAGAAGGTAAAGAAAGCTCAAAAGTAAGTTCATTCGTGTAAGCGGATTCATGCTTATGTATTGTAAGTGTTTTTTTTTAATATGTAAATGATTACTATCATAATTACGCTTTGTCCCTCTCCACCAGATCCCTGACCGTTTTTATAGCCTCCTCTATGGGAATATCTATCCTCTCTCCAGTATGACGCTTTTGAAGCTCCACCTTACCATCCTTTATCTTTTTACCTATAACTATTCTGTAAGGAAAACCGCAAAGATCAGCATCGGCGAATTTAAAACCTGCGCTTTGTTCCCTATCGTCGTATATAACATCCAGATTATATTCCTGAGCTAAGTAATAAAGCTTTTCAGCAATTTGTTTCTGCTCTTGGTCAGCCGTGTTAAGACATATAATATCAAGCTCAAAGGGAGCTACCATCGTAGGCCACTTTATACCAAACTGGTCACTGTACTGTTCCACTATGGCTGACATACATCTTGATATACCTATGCCGTAACACCCCATAAATATGGGCTTGTCTTCCCCTTGCTGGTCTTTATAGTAAGCTTTCATCGGCTGAGAGTATCTTGTACCAAGCAAGAATATGTGTCCAAGCTCAAGCCCTTTACTCACTTTCAGCGGAGCATGACACTTAGGACACGGATCGCCTTCTATAACCTGTGCCACGTCAAAAAACTCTCCATAAGAGAAATCCCTTCCCGGGTTTGCGTTTACGCAGTGATAGTCAGGTTCGTTAAAGGCTACCGTCATATTTTTTATACCAAAAAGGGAATTATCCCATATTACCCTAACACCTTCCGGTAAATTGAGAGGACCTATAAAACCTCTCTCCGTTTTGAGATGCTGGTAAGTTTCCTCATCGTTGGCAAGTCTAAAGTTCTCAGTTCCCAAAATAGCTTCAAGCTTACTTTCATCTACCTCCCTATCACCTCTTATGAGGACTAAGACGGGCTTGCCTTCAACTGTATAAAGTACCGCTTTGAGTATCTTCTTAGGAGGTACACCTAAAAACTGTGAAAGCTCTTCTATGGTTCTTATACCGGGTGTATGAACACGCTTTAAAGGTCTTTCCTCTTCTATCTCCTCCTCACCCTTAGGGAGTTTTACTATCTCCGCGTTTGCTGAGTATCCACAGCTTTCGCAGTAAGCAACTCTCGCTTCACCGTATTCAGTGAGTATTACAAACTCGTGAGAACTGATCCCTCCTATGCTACCAACGCTCGCTTCTACCATAAGCGTATTGAGTTTGAGCTTTTTAAATATCCTTTCGTATGCGAACTTCATAGTTTCGTAAGAGAGCATAGCTGAAAATTCATCCGTATCAAAAGAGTATGCATCCTTCATTATAAACTCCCTTCCCCTTATGAGTCCGAATCTGGGTCTCTTTTCGTCTCTGAACTTTACCTGTATCTGGTAAAGTATGAAAGGTAATTGTCTGTAAGAATTCACAAAGGTTCTTACGAGATCCGTGACTTCCTCTTCATGAGTAGGACCAAGACAGTAATCCCTTCCATGCCTGTCCCTAAGTGTAAATAGCTCCCTACCGTAAAGATCCCATCTTCCCGTCTCTTTCCATAATTCCGAAGGATTAAGCACCGTTAGTAGTATCTCTTGCGCACCGCTTCTGTCCATCTCCTTTCTTACTATGTTTTCTATCTTTTTTATCACTTTGTATCCTGGTGGTGTGATGGCGTATATACCTGATGCCACCTGCTTTATAAAACCCCCCTTAATTAGATACCTGTGGGATGGCGCTTCAGCATCCGCGGGATCTTCCTTTGATGTATGCCAAAAGTATTTGCTCCAACGCATGAATGCCTCTTATTATATCATAAACTTTTTTTGTTTGGTTATATATTATAATGATATAAGCATGTCCTTATTTAGGAGGAGAAGCCATGACTATGGATAGGGCTTTGAGACTCACATCAGGTGTATTTCTTTTGATCGTTTTTCTTTTTGGCATAAGAGGT from Hydrogenobacter sp. carries:
- the mqnE gene encoding aminofutalosine synthase MqnE gives rise to the protein MEIAGILERISDKNLRYIGEKVLKGVRLSPEDALYMFSSHELTFIGALAEYVNRKKNGMFAYFIINRQINPTNVCVYQCNFCAFGVTKSDQRAYEMSLEDILKKVGEIYAQGGKEVHMVGGIPPHWKVEDYVRLVREIKKAFPQITVKAWTAIEIHHMSKISGRSYEDILKELKDAGLEVIPGGGAEIFSERVRKIIAPYKANAKEYLEVHRTAHKLGIPTNATMLYGHIETYEDRVDHMLKLRELQDETGGFQVFIPLAYWPEGTKLGGNRTSSVDDLKTLAISRLFLDNFEHIKAYWVTLGEKVAQIALNFGADDLDGTIQEEKIVHSAGTKSAYGHSKDRLIKLIRNAGKIPVERDTFYRPVCIYS
- the carB gene encoding carbamoyl-phosphate synthase large subunit, producing the protein MPKRNDIKKILIIGSGPIVIGQAAEFDYSGTQACKALKEEGYSIVLVNSNPATIMTDPSVADRTYIEPLSADVLEEIIKIERPDALLPTLGGQTALNLAVKLYEEGILEKHGVELIGANYQAIKKGEDRELFRESMRKIGLKVPESAVISSTEDGLSAIKEIGFPAILRPAFTLGGTGGSIAYNIEEFREKLETALKTSPIHQVLIDRSLIGWKEYEFEVIRDSKDNVIIVCSIENFDPMGVHTGDSITVAPAQTLTDKEYQVLRDACIEIMREVGVDTGGSNIQFAVSPENGDFYVIEMNPRVSRSSALASKATGFPIAKVAAKLAIGYTLDELKNDITKYTPASFEPSIDYVVVKMPRFDFAKFPQTDRTLTTMMKSVGEVMAIGRTFKEAFMKAIRSLEIDTYGLTYPYLDRVPDDTLVRNLRVPNPDRVWYIAEAFRRGYSVEDVYEYTKIDRWFLHNVKQIVDFERVLIESELDNETLRRAKELGYSDLEIAKLKNLKEDDVRELRGKSYIVPAFKGVDTCAGEFVAYTPYYYSTYERPYYTIDGECILDEDQL
- a CDS encoding DUF542 domain-containing protein, producing the protein MLDKNITLNELLRTYPELQSLFDRYYIDYCCGGHRTLQEVAKEYSLDLNEFLSEAKKVLESREEKGL
- a CDS encoding cupin domain-containing protein, with the translated sequence MKTNLLKVSDQAQFRHRLAYDSKEVRIVIFYMPSESEIPPHTSPSRVLLYCAKGSGKFLKGEEWIQVEEGDLVACEPLETHGMKADMDMVVIATIAPAP
- a CDS encoding proline--tRNA ligase, with translation MRWSKYFWHTSKEDPADAEAPSHRYLIKGGFIKQVASGIYAITPPGYKVIKKIENIVRKEMDRSGAQEILLTVLNPSELWKETGRWDLYGRELFTLRDRHGRDYCLGPTHEEEVTDLVRTFVNSYRQLPFILYQIQVKFRDEKRPRFGLIRGREFIMKDAYSFDTDEFSAMLSYETMKFAYERIFKKLKLNTLMVEASVGSIGGISSHEFVILTEYGEARVAYCESCGYSANAEIVKLPKGEEEIEEERPLKRVHTPGIRTIEELSQFLGVPPKKILKAVLYTVEGKPVLVLIRGDREVDESKLEAILGTENFRLANDEETYQHLKTERGFIGPLNLPEGVRVIWDNSLFGIKNMTVAFNEPDYHCVNANPGRDFSYGEFFDVAQVIEGDPCPKCHAPLKVSKGLELGHIFLLGTRYSQPMKAYYKDQQGEDKPIFMGCYGIGISRCMSAIVEQYSDQFGIKWPTMVAPFELDIICLNTADQEQKQIAEKLYYLAQEYNLDVIYDDREQSAGFKFADADLCGFPYRIVIGKKIKDGKVELQKRHTGERIDIPIEEAIKTVRDLVERDKA